In Rhodamnia argentea isolate NSW1041297 chromosome 1, ASM2092103v1, whole genome shotgun sequence, the genomic window CCTTGTAGACCCGACAGTTACCGCTTCTTGAGACTCTGTTTTTATGTGTGTAGATTACTAGGGTTTTTCGTCGTTGCCCCAACATTAGCGGGGGAATGTTACTCTCATTGACCTGACACATTGTTATCTGTATAGACACTACAcatgcttttctttcttcttctttcctagTATTGGAGATGATATGTTCTGGGGaacaaattttggattttgattctGCTTCTGTGAAAGACGTTATTGTACAAAGGTAAGATTGTATTTGATGGCATTGAAGAAAGAGGAAACCAGGAGGGAATGAACCATGTCCTGTTATTCTTTTACTAAATTCCTGTTTTttccgtttctttttttatttttatttttgtggatgCAATCTGCCAAATTAGTTAAGGGGCAGTTTGATTTTCATCtgtcaattgattttttttattagcaatgactgtttattttgcgaaaataaataatttaaagaaaaattatctatAAATGATCGTTTATTGCTTaacataattagttaataaaaaatgatttcgtTATCAATAATAACttatatttgattattttcgcagaaaataaaaaatattgaaaataattaaatattgttcaccctttcatttttgtgggTAATGAtaaaagcgattatttttaagaataaTACTTATTTCTTGCGAAATAAATGGCGTCTGAAAGAGATCAAATAGTCCTCTCTAATTGAAGTATGAATGGTGGGTAATTTCTTGTTTGGCGAATAAATTAACATCTCTAATTCATTTGGCAAATGGATTAATTTTGACATATGAACAAAACTCTAATCATGATGAAAAGAACATTGAATCACACAATATATCTTGTGATGGATTCGGAGGTTGTTTTTTCAGATTTGGTCTAGAATCGAGGTCATGACACCCATATGAATAACTTGCAGGGGTTGCGAAGAGTGCGAAAGTTGCGCGACCTTAAGTGGCGGCTGCGATCTTCGCCGAAAGGCCAACCCAAAACATAGGGAGATCGAGTCAAGCACAGTCACATTATGACAAAGGTAACAGTGGACAGAGGAGACGGCGACGACAGCTGATGGCGGTGGTCGGAGGCGTattaaaaaaggaggaggaggagaaaaaaaaaaccaaaaaggaaaaataaagctGTACGCAGCGGTTCGACCGGGCCGGATTGGGTCGGTTCCGCCGGGaagatccaaattttttttttttttttgggacaggGGGAAGATCGATTCATATTACATCATTTTGCTTTTCAGCTTAGGGTTTctcttccctccctccctccctccctctctctctctatctgtgaACTTCATCTTCTCGACAATGGCGAACCGCACGGACCCGTTGGCGAAGAGCATAAGGGGGACGAACCCCCAGAACCTGGTCGAGAAGATCGTGCGTTCGAAGATATACCAGAACACTTACTGGAAGGAACAGTGCTTCGGCCTGACGGCGGAGACGCTCGTCGACAAGGCCATGGAGCTCGACCACATCGGCGGCACGTTCGGAGGCAACCGCAAGCCCACGCCTTTCCTGTGCTTGGTCCTCAAGATGCTGCAGATCCAGCCCGAGAAGGACATCGTCGTGGAGTTCATTAAGAACGAGGATTACAAGTAGGCTCGTTAATTAATCGATGTCTTCTCATTTAGTCATCTTTTCAAGCTGATTTGTGATGAAATCGATAACTTGAGAAGAATTTGCTGAATTCGGCCTAAGTGATATTGCTTTTTAGCCGACTTTTTAGCTGGAAGGGCGTGCGTTTGATTCGGGTTTCGTCTGTAACAGTTTAGGCAGTTGCCGCCACAGTGGGTGCATGCTTAGTAAATATTACCTAAATCTGAGCAACAGAAATTTGGGAGTTCAGGTTTTACTGGAGCATTTTGGGGGGGTGAGATTTAAGCTGGGACAAAGTTAGGGGACGATCGTGGTGATGTAGCTTAACATTGTATTGGAACTTGGATTAGGATGAGAGTCTTAGATGCGCCTTTGTAGTTCTGGAGGAATTATGTTGATATGCTCATTCTTAGGGTCAGATATGAGGAAATAATGTGGTTGTAGACAAAGACTGACGCCATAAATTTGTTTTGGTATAGGTTGATCTTGTGAATTTTGTGTAGATTAGTGTGCTGGTATTGTAGGGAGAAGACTAAATGATAGGGGACAGTCCTGTGGATATTCTTTGCAAAACCAACTCGACATATATTGGAGACACGAATCCATTACAGGCGTGTAGTTCAGTCCTAGATTTGAGCGTAGTGGAGTTTCTACAAGGATTCTCTATGCATGTTCTGCTCATAGAAAACGGATGGTGTACTGTGGTGATGATTGAGAGGTGAAACCTAATTATGGCTATAAACCTGTCAGTGAAGGTTCATAATATACATTATTTGCCCACTTAAATATTCTCTGTTTTACCTTTACGGAATTCAGATTATCCCACTCTGTCTTTGCAACTTATTCTGATTATTCTTGATGCTTATTATGTTGTAGGTATGTTCGTGTACTCGGTGCCTTTTACTTGCGTCTCACAGGAACAGATATGGATGTTTATCGATACTTGGAGCCTTTGTACAATGACTATCGCAAAGTGAGGCAAAAGTTAACTGGTGGAAGTAAGAAAGTTTCCTTTATTTCAAAGCTCAAATTTTTAACTTACTCGTTTAGATGTTCAGGCTTAACAACTAGCGTGTCTTCTATAATCATCAAAACGTTGTGCTCTGTAATGCTAATGGACACGGTTTTGTGTTTTGCCCTCTTTATAATCAGACTTTTCCTTGACACATGTGGATGAGGTCATTGATGAACTCTTGACGACGGACTATTCATGTGATGTTGCATTGCCGCGCATCAAGAGaaggtgaattttttattactcTTGCTGGCATTGTTTGAACACTTAGTCTTCTTTGTCCTTGCCAGTTACATTTGCAGTTGCTAGTTTTTGATACTGGATGTGACAGTAGATAACCAAACAACAGTTTTATTACTTGAGTAGTAGCTTGGCCGTAGCTAGCTATTGTCTTTTGGGGCTTATTTTCTTGTCCAAAAGCATGATTAAAGCTTTTGCTTTGTGCCGTCTTAATTTTCTACTGCATTTGAACGCAGTAGTTAATTGGATTTGTGATATTTTGGTTTGTTTTATCCCTTTGGCATAAGTTTTTGAGTAGGTGGATTATTCGGTTGTGACCTCGTGAGAGTGTGCATCTCATGTTTCTACCATATAATAACTGCCATTTTGGTGTATTGAGGGTCTGCCTTAACTAATTATCCCTTCCCCTTTCTCCTTTGTTAGATGGACTCTCGAATCAGCTGGTGCTCTAGATCCCAGAAAAAGTGCTCTTGAAGATGATtttgaggaagaggaggagaaggaagagaacGAACAACTTGTTGATGGTCTAGAAGCTGGTGCTCCCGAAAAGGTTTGCTACACTCTTGCTTCTTCAAATTTGTTCCAATCCTCCctcattgttgttgttttttttttttttttttaattataatttcgGTTTGCATGAGTGATATCCTCAGAGATCAATGTTATTGTCACTTTAACAGGACTATTATCGCGGACGAAGCCCAACAAGGgaaagagatagagatagaAGGCGTGATAGTCACCGACACAGGTAACTGGACTGCTACTttcctgtttcaaaatttagtTCTTCGTGATCGTCGCAGTGCTGAATATCTTGCTGATGCAATTCTGGTTCTTAAATGTTTCCTCTCCGTTTTTTCTGCTTTCAATATAGGTTGTGCGTTTGTtcattctttttcgttttttgggtGCCAAAATTGTTTTGTGCTAGTCAAAAGATGTTATTTGTGTTCCATAAAAAACTTGGGATGTTTGCAGAGGCACACCTATATTGTACCAATGATAAGGGGACATCAGATGAAGTTGGCGATGTTTAGATGCCTTTTGGCAATGATTAATTCCTAGCAGAAAAATCAGTTTAGGATTGTGATTATGCTCATTGAAGTTATAATCAATAGAATATTGACATAGTAACACGGCTTCAGAATAATTGAAGTTGCCAGGCTTCTCATTGCGAATAGCGTCAGTTGGTAAAAATTGAGCAGATTGGGAATTTCATTTTGATATCTTTAATTGCTGGAAATCGGGTGGTTTTCTCTTTGGTGCTGCAAGGACCTGGATTTTAAATATGATTGTAAGGTTGATTTTCATGGTTAATCTACAATTTCACTCATTAACTTCTCGGACTTACCATCTCTCAGGAGTGCAACTAGTGATACATTACCTTGCTTAGGTCATTGTGACGCATCATGGAAGCTGTTATGCATTAAACACTTGCACACACGTTCACTTCAGTCCAAGCATTATGCCAATATTGTGAGTCATGACAGTGTCACTCAGTGCTGTCCATCGTTCAATACAGCTTCCTACAGTAATATTCATGATCCTGCCAGGTTTCTCTGCACTGACAGTGTGCAgctgagaagtatgatggatcGGACATTTCCATTTTGagtaattaaattgaaaatgttcCATTTTTCCAGCAGCCAATGAGATAGTCTCATTTCTTATTGTTATTTAGACCATGTTGGGTGGTGGAATATTTAAGATATATTGAGTGCTTAAAACTTGTAGAACCCTTAAGTCATTTTTGATTCTCTTGAGAGGCTAAAAGTAAGGGTACACTGATGATGATTGCCCATCTGTCACAGAGATCGAGATTATGACAGGGATTACGACAGAGACTATGAGAGAGAACGAGGACGTGGAAGGGAGAGAGATAGGGACAGAGACAGGGATAGGGACAGAGACAGGGATAgagacagagatagagagagagacagggacCGGTATCGTGTAAGAGATGAAAGAGACTATGGTCGCGAGAGGGATCATGAAAGAGAAGGTAGAGAACGAGATAGGCGAGACAGAGACCGTGGGCGGAGAAGGAGCCAGTCAAGAAGTCGAAGTAGGAGCAGGGACCGCAAGGACCGTGATGGTGGGGAACACCGTAAGAGACATGCGCGTGGCAGCACAAGTCCTAGAAGACGTGGGCATGAAGATGGCGGTGCTCGAGAAGAGccaaagaggaagaaagagaagaaggaaaagaaggatGATGGGACAGACCATCCCGACCCAGAGATTGCAGAAGCAAACAGGTTGCGTGCTTCTCTGGGGTTGAAACCGTTGAAGCTGTAGGCGTGATGGTTGCAAAGGCATGTTGCTTGAGTGATTACTGACGTTGGTGCTTAGTCTGATGGAATGCACATCTCGCTATGGTGTCTTCACTGTATAGATTGAGTGGTGAGCTATCAAATGTGGCTGTGTCTTTAACCTGCATTTACTTTTGACCTTGTGCCTGTAGTCTTTACTCTTTGTCACCACACACTTAAATCTCCAGAACATTTGTTATTTTTGTAGGTTTTATGCTGGCGTCTTGAGATGTATGATACATTATCATCTTATCCTTTTCGATTGCTTGATTGGGCGCTATTGATGTGAGTTACATGACTCGAGTTTTTAGATCATTTGAGAACTGATGTAATCGATCCAGTATACTTGAGTCCGCATTCGGAGTTCAGGATCTCACAACAGTGCTGTTTGGGTCCCTTAGGATCTCACAAGACAGTGCTGTTTGTGTCCGTTGTTGGAACACGAGCGAGGTGCGATCAATGCGTTGTAAACCATTTACAACTACATCCAAAGGCGAGATTCAGCATCCATTTGTATGCACACATTTCGGTCGACATATAGTTAAGACCCTCTGGCAAAAAGCAGAATTTGGACATGATTTAAGGTTTTCTACTTACTTTAAAAGGCATTTGATGGAAGCATGCTTTCCGGCCATAAATTTACAAGCAACTGAAGATGGCAAGTCGGCGAAAAAGAGGGTGAATTTTTCTCTTTGATCATGGAACTACTCTGGTAACAAAATGCCATTGTTGTCATACTGGAGAGTACCAGAACAGTTCAGTGGCTTGCACCTCCTTCCCATCAGAATTCTCTTCTTGCACAGCTCCACTTCCCCAccttcctcctcttcatctgTGAGGCCGACGTCGGCTTCTTCGTGTCGCTCTTCTTCTTTGATAGGGTTGCTCACTTTGTAGCACACGGTCTTCACCTTCATCTTCTGTTGTGCGCCCTGCAATTTCATCAACACCCAAGCTGCAGCTCTAGCCCTTACGGTGGATCGAGGAATAGCGCCGGTACACCTCTTTTCAGCACCGATGTTGACACTGTTACCGTTGCTCTTCCCGACCTCGATGTCGAGAAGTTTCACGCTAGGATTCTTCTTGAAGATGGCGGACAGACGAAGCATCACCCTCCGATGCCGCTTACTCAGCACTATCTGTCCATATGGACCAGCTCTCTCTCCACGTCTCTCGCTGCTTTCCCTGCATTCGGAATCTGTGACATCTTTCAAGGATAGTGGCAATGACCGAGCCGATCCTTCCAAGCACCCGGCGCCGCCTCTGCCGGCGCCGTAGATCAACTCCCCCAAGTCCGGCCCAGTCCTTTCCAAACCGTCTTCCTTCTCATCTTCCGCAACGGCTTCGATGCAACCGCGAGCATCAACGTGCGCGCTCTTGCTTCCGCGGGCGCTAGAATAACACGTCAGTCGCAGTATCGACCCGCTGAACACACCGGAGATCACGGAACAGGCTTTCCTCAGCCAGTTCTCGCCTCGATCAGCACCGTCTTCCACTCCGGGACGAGCTAGTCCCCGCATGGCCTTCGCCACCATTTCGGGGAAAGCTAATACTGTAGTGTCACTACACTAACTAGGATTTCTCACTCTTCGCACTGAACTGAGCCCATCAGGTTTCATTCCAAGTGTCGACAGTTTGAGGGAAAAATGGATTTGCAGTTACAGAGAGAAATTAGTAACTGTTGCAAACGTGATTTGAGGAAGGCACTACCTTGGTGGGATCGTGCattctgcttctttttcttcgcGCCTTGCACACGAattctaagatttttttttgaactgACTCAAATGCAAAATAGGGAAAGTAAAAGGACTAGATGTGAAAAGGAAAGGAGAGTGAGAGAAAACAAAAGGGATTAATTGCGGATTTAGTCCTCTAAGTTTTAGCGTTTGTGCGATTTAGGTTTTTAACTTtaggtttttaactttttcgtTTCGTTCGGTCGAATCCTCTAAAGATTCTTATGGATTCGCGCAATTTGGCCCTCTGAATTTTATTCCTCGGATCAATTTCTTCagcaaaggaaaataattctTGAGTTGACAGAACCAGTTACGGTGGGGAAACAAAGCACTTGATCGCATAAATCAAGAGAGCTAGACGATTTGGTTGCACGTAAGGTAAACTAAAGCACTGAATTGTAATATCTCAAAAAGTTATAAGACCCGATCGCCGATGATTAAATTGCACAAATGCTAACACTTGAAGGACTAAATCAGGGGTACGTTGCCGACAAGCCGGTAAGCCCCTAAAAGAAGATGGCATTTCTAAACTTGCAAGTGCAGTGgctggatattttttttttttatttagttgtAACCAACTCTTTTTTGTCTCTGCCTCTTGTTAAATTGCCCGCGGACATCCTTATATATATTCATGAAACTTCCTTGGCAGTCGATTGCAGCATCAAAAACCACGCTGGTTCGGTGCCCCTCGTTATTGACATATGAAGAAAGATAATAAGGGaagattatccaaaaagttttaaactacttttaaattttgtcaactgagtcttgaacctttttcacgttttacaaattaaaattttttggccaattttggcagaaaatcgttgacgtagatgctgaccgtcctacgtggcacgattggcgttgaggtggataatttttaataattctaataattctaaattttattttatttctttcttttttttcacatcTCTGGCCGGCAAAGGCGAGGGTGCTAGCCCTCGCCCGCCACAATtggtaacaaaaaaaagaaaagaaaaggaaagaatacaGAATAATCTTTTTacaaattattaaaacattattaaaaataatttacgtGAGTGTCCACCGTGCCTCATAGGGTGGTCGTCGTTCATGTGAacgattttcaattaaaattgatcggatgagcttaattgataaaaagtgaaaatgtttaaaattgaattgataaaaatgcaacGTGTTTAAGatctttttggataatttttccttttgaaggcTCAGAATAAAagcatcccttttttttttttgggtcttgtGGGTTGGTTGGTGGGGGCTCGTGGGATGGCGGAACCAATTGCGCCGCAGCTTAAAAGTACTTGAAATTAACtactttttattaaaaaaaaaatccagattTACACGTTGCAAAGTAGTTTCTCAGAAAGagatacttttttttatttgtccaaaaaaatgcGAGGAGGTGATAAATGcagggaaaattataaaaaaaatcacaaatctttacatttttattaattcaatcataaagattttaattgtgtcaagtgagttttaaacattttcacgttacGTCGGTTGAGTCCACCCGATAGATTTTGGtttgaaaattgttgacgtggatattaACGGTTCTACGTGGCACTGTTGATgctaacatgaataattttttaaatatgtttaaaatctatttagttatctttcgtttttccttcttttctttgccaaaaaaaaaaaaacaaggaaaagagaagaagaagaaggaaaatagaaaaaaaaaattaacaaaaagttcgaaaactattaaaatattattaaaaaggattTATGTCAAGACCGGTCATGCTACGTATGACAATTGGCgttcacgttagcaattttcaatcaaaattggccggatgaattcagttgacaaaacgtaaaaaagacttgtaagactcaattg contains:
- the LOC115752854 gene encoding pre-mRNA-splicing factor 38, producing the protein MANRTDPLAKSIRGTNPQNLVEKIVRSKIYQNTYWKEQCFGLTAETLVDKAMELDHIGGTFGGNRKPTPFLCLVLKMLQIQPEKDIVVEFIKNEDYKYVRVLGAFYLRLTGTDMDVYRYLEPLYNDYRKVRQKLTGGNFSLTHVDEVIDELLTTDYSCDVALPRIKRRWTLESAGALDPRKSALEDDFEEEEEKEENEQLVDGLEAGAPEKDYYRGRSPTRERDRDRRRDSHRHRDRDYDRDYDRDYERERGRGRERDRDRDRDRDRDRDRDRDRERDRDRYRVRDERDYGRERDHEREGRERDRRDRDRGRRRSQSRSRSRSRDRKDRDGGEHRKRHARGSTSPRRRGHEDGGAREEPKRKKEKKEKKDDGTDHPDPEIAEANRLRASLGLKPLKL